Below is a window of Scylla paramamosain isolate STU-SP2022 unplaced genomic scaffold, ASM3559412v1 Contig91, whole genome shotgun sequence DNA.
ataggaagagtaGCAACAGTCACCTCCAAGTTTGGAGGATCTAATGTATGAAGAAAGAATGTCTAAATCGTGTCTTATAACATtagaacagagaagagagagaggtgatctgATCATACTATACAGAATGATGACTGAAATAAAAAACTTGGATAGGAAGGACTTGGTGATGTGGGATACAAGAGGCTCAAGGGTACATGgcagaaaacttaaaaaagatgcatgtagaagagatgttaagaaaatagcttcccacatagaactgtggaggtctggaatgatttgaacaAAGAAGTCATTGATACAAATACAATACATAAATTTAAGacaaagttagataaaaatagatatggagacaggatagcacaagCAAAGCTCTTTCCtgcatgtcacacacacaaacacacacacacacacacacaaagaggctaaagggaaaaattaatcaagaacagaagaaaagactaaactttttttagagttttggagaGTTTTTGGAGACAGCGTGAAAAAATGgtacataaaggaaaaggaataaattaaagtaaaagaaaaaaattgcaaaaatgaAGGACTGAATGTGATGTACACCAACACAGACGGACTGTTACACAGGACACTGGAATTATaagactatttaaaagaaaaagaatctgAAGATAGCGTGTTTAACAGAAATAAAGCTACAAGAAGAAAATCAGACtatcattaacaacaactacaatatgtggagaagagacaggattgacaaaggagggggaggtgtaatgataatgacaagaaatgaggtgaagacaaaaataatgaaatatggggaaggaaaagcagaaatagtgaCTGTTAACTTGGAGGATAATCATGGAGAAATACTGATGGTAATAACAACCCACGTACCACCCAAAAACAAATTCTTGGAGCAAGGAAGGctgtgagaaaataatagaagataccACTCAGCAtttgagtaaattaatcaaaagtaataaaacagaattattggttggtgacttcaattgcaaagaaataaattagGAAACATTCAAGGCATGAGGAAACAAGACTGCATGGTGAGAAAGATTTATGAAGCTGACTATAGAAAACACAATGATGCAATGGGTGAccaaaaatacaagatataTAAGAGATGATGAACCAACAAGACTTGacttaatattaacaaaaggaaTTGACCTAactaaagaaatggtacatgtCCCCCATGGAAAAAAGTGACCATataatgatagaaatagagaCTGACAGTGATGTCAGTGCAGAGGATGAATCCTACaaacaaaacaggagaaactATGGAAAAGCTAACGTAAATATCTTACGAGATTCTATGAAGCAACGGACAGGAGAAAGCTGAAGAGAGCAAATTATATGCAAGGCAATATAAGACTATATGAGGcaggagtgaataaatatgtcccactatacaaacctaaagaaaaaggaaaactggtgTAGTTAACGCAAGATGTGCaagagcaaagagaaaagagatgaagcatGGATAACaacgaaaagaagtggaaaccaaaaaaataaagactttaagatagcaagaaatgaatatgtgtaaataaggagagggaaagaaaaaggatatgtAAAAGATGCACTTGAGAAGTGCAAGGacaaaccaaaactattctagattcataaatggaaaaattaaactcaAAGAAAAACTAGAACAGTTGAAGGATGGACatgaaacatatgaagacccaaaagacatgagtgaattgctaaacaaaaagttCCACCAAGTTTTCACAaaagaatcagaatttaaagaaccacaagatgtgaacacaaaagaacaaatgTGGGAAATTACAGTAATCAAAGAACTTTATTAAATGGTtgaggaactggaagagagaaaagcaacaggaccagatggagtatcaggtttcattttaaCAGGTAACAGTTAATTGAACCAGTATATGACATAATAAAATGCTCAGTATCAATTGGAAGTGcctaaggaatgaaagagaacagGTATAGTGCCAATttatcaatgtggaaaaaaagaagagccaTTAAACTACagaccagtatcaatgaccagcatagtatgcaagatctgtgaaaaagtGACGCAGAAGCAGTGGACAAAACTTCTAGAGAACATGATATAAtatcagaaaagcagtatgGCTTTAGATAAAAACAATCATGTGTAATAAATCTGATCAGCTTCtattcaagagtgactgatataatgcaggagagggatggatgagtaGACTGTGTGCatttagatctaaaaaaaaaaaaaagcttttgacaaagctCCCCACAACAGGCTActatggaagctagaaaatgttggagaattaaatggaaaaataataaactggatggaaagctacttaaagggaagagaaatgagaatggcaGTAAAGGATGTAAAagtcaaaatggagaaaagtagatagtggagtaccacaaggatcagtgctggcaccaatacttttccttatcTACACCAGTGATATGCCAGAAGGAGTAATGAGTTACACAAatttgtttgcagatgatgcaaaattacaaaaacataTGAAAGACTGAAAATCTACAAGAGGATctgaataaaatctgggactggagCAAGAAATGTGAGATGGAgtttaatatgaaaaaatgtcatgtaatgtaagtgggaaaaagtgaaaagagaccaaaatggatctagaaaatgggaaatgcagaaataataaaagtacaagaagagaaagatctgggagtgaatATACAGGACAGTCAATAATCAGAGATGCACATACAGAAGATgttcagagatacatatagaaCGATGAGAAATATTAaaacagcattccactacatggataaaggtatgaagagaaagataattaccactatgatttgaccaaagctggaatatgctAAATCAGTGTAGTCTTCCCACAAGATGAAACATgtcaaagaaatagaaagaatacaaaggatggcaatgaagatggttccagaactggaagaattaacgtATGAAGacaagttaatgaagataaATCTGCcacattggaacaaagaagagaacaggaagacTTAATAACTatatataaattgtggaattgaatggaagaaattgataatgagaaactgctgctaagagaagtagaaaataccagatacacacgaggccacagcaaaaaaataaaaaaagaaagatgcttgaataacataaagaaacagtTTCCAACAAAGAAATCCAGAAGTATGGAACAAGCTCAGTGAGGAGGTAGTACTGGAAACAAGTGTGTACAACTTTAAGGAACAACTgcacaagtgtagatatggagacaggaccacaCAAGCATACCTCAGGCCCTggaaattacaactaggtaaaataTGCACACACATGCAGCCTTGGCTGGAACTCCACACACCCATCAGTGCACCAAAgcttctggcacaaagctttgatttccaaactaccctcctacagcttctatccttctctctgtaacttcatctcaagtttcctttctgactgttctattgctgccgtggtagacagtcactgttcttctcctaaatctattaacagtggtgttcctcagggttctgtcctgtcacccactctcttcttattattcattaatcatctcctaaaccaaactttttgtcctatctactccaccgatgataccaccctgcacttttccatgtcttttcatagacgtccaacccttcaggaggtaaacatttcacgcagggaagccacagaacgcttgacttctgatctttctaaaatttctgattggggcagagcaaacttggtattgttcaatgccttaaaaactcaattcctccatctatcaactcgacacaaccttccacacaactatccccctcttcttcaatgacactcaactgtccccatcttttacactgaacatcctcggtttgtcctttactcataatctgaactggaaacttcacatctcatctctagttaaaacagcttctatgaagttaggcgttctgagacgtctccgccagtttttctcactccccagctgctaactctgtacaagggccttatccgtccatgtatggagtatgcttcacatgtctggaggggttccactcatactgctcttctagatagggtggaatcaaaagcttttcgtctcatcaactcctctcctctaactgactgtcttctgcctctctcaccaccgcaatgttgcatctctagctgtcttctaccgctattttcatgctaactgctcttctgatcttgcaaactgcatgcctcccctcctcccacggcctcgctgcacaagactttcttctttctctcacccatattctgtccacctttctaacacaagagttaaccagtattttcaatcattcatccctttctctggtgaactctggaactccctgcctgcttctatatttctaccttcctatgacttgaattccttcaagagggaggtttcaaggcacttattcatcaatttttgactactgctttgacccttttatgggactgacatttcagtgggcatttttttttattggatttgtgttgcccttggccagtgtccttcctacacaataaacacacacacacacacacacacacacacaacacttacaCCAGCCACAGTCAGAGTGAAGGTGGCCACGGTGGcagaggtggagggtggagtgAGGCAGGTGACTGTGGTGGAGGAGACACTCTGCACCACACAGGTCTGGccccccaccagcaccacaggAGAGGCAACCAGACCCTGCAGACCACTTCCACTGATGGTGAGCAGGGTGCTGCCACCCAGGGAGCCTTCCAGGGGACTGAGGGAGGACACctgcggcaccaccaccacacggccCTCACTGCTGTACCCTGTGATGTCTGTCACTGCTATGCCCCTGCAGGTGAGgcgtggtgaggtgtggtggtgtggtgaggtgcagTGATGCTGTGGTGGCATGGCAATGccatggtgttgtgtggtgatgCTCTGGTGGTGTAGTGCAGTAATGTGGTGTATGAtagtgtggtgaggtgtggtggtgctgtggtgtagTGATGCTGCTGTGGTACAAAGCTGTATTTCTGTCATTGAagcatgttccttttttttctcatatcatCTCAAACATCCAGTTTCTCTCATCTGTGCtgacctgtctgtctatctgtctgtctgtatgttagCTGCACTCACCTGTTGATTGCCTTGACAGTGATGGGCAGGTATGCACCCGACCTCAGGTTGTCCAGGTTGTCCAGATCGCAGGTCACAGAGGTGTCTGAAGCAGAGGTCACACTACAGGATGCTTCACCAACACTGACCTCTACCTGGCAGGCCAGGTCACCAAAGCCTGATCCAGTGATGGTGAGAGAGTCGCCGCCCACCACCTGCAGGCCGCTGTgtcaaagaaaacaggaaacactCAGCGTGGGGAACCATTATTACTGCCACTGGTGCTGCtatcattactaccattaccatcactaatGCAAGAGGGACCCTGGCCTGCGCCAGCCTGCCCTCACCTCAGGCCCTTCACagtgtgggtggtggaggaggccaGGGCAGAGACCACaggtgtgtgacaggtgtggaAATGAAAGTACAGGTATCCATTTTCTGGTGTGGTCAGGTCGGGGAGGTCACACCCGTCCAGAGGCATCTCCAGGATGGGGTCACAGCCACTCATGTTGACGACCTGACTCCCGGCAACCTGGTAGGtggcttccttgttacccagcAGTACGGCCATCCTGAGGGCCTGATGAGGTGGCCGTACCACGTTGACTTGGCCccgcatcaccacaccaccaggcAGTGTGGGGCCAGCATAATAGTGGATGCCTTGCTGGGGGAAGGCCACTGTGAAAGAGCCTGCGGgaaagcaatagtagtaatagtagtagtagtagtagtagtagtagtagtagtagtagtagtagtagtagtagtagtagtagtagtagtagtagtagtagtagtactggtgggagtagtagtagaagtagcagcagcagcagcagtagcagtagtagtaatagtaatagtggtagtcatggtggtagtattaacagtagtagtagtagtggtggcagtattagtagtagtttttctcaccccccccagctgctaactctgtacaagggccttatccgtccatgtatggagtatgcttcacatgtctggggggttccactcatattgctcttctagacagggtggaatcaaaagctttttgtctcatcaactcctctcctctaattgactgtcttcagcctctcaccgctgcaatgttgcatctcttgttatcttctatcgctattttcatgctaactgctcttctgatcttgctaactgcatgcctcccctcctcctgcagcctcactgcacaagactttcttctttctctcaaccctattctgtccacctctctaatgcaagagttaaccagtattctcaatcattcattcctttctctggtaaactctggaactccctgcctgcttctgtatttccaccttcctatgacttgaattccttcaagagggaggtttcaagacacttattcatcaattttttactactgctttgacccttttatgagactggcatttcagtggacatatttttttattggatttttgttgccctttgccagtgtccttcctacagaaaaaa
It encodes the following:
- the LOC135098910 gene encoding fibrocystin-L-like isoform X3 — protein: MALVLLPETVPWYPRVLEVVEGDSVTWQWSKVSENSQLQYGVCEVASPVDNCEDADGSGFFSGTQTAAGSFTVAFPQQGIHYYAGPTLPGGVVMRGQVNVVRPPHQALRMAVLLGNKEATYQVAGSQVVNMSGCDPILEMPLDGCDLPDLTTPENGYLYFHFHTCHTPVVSALASSTTHTVKGLSGLQVVGGDSLTITGSGFGDLACQVEVSVGEASCSVTSASDTSVTCDLDNLDNLRSGAYLPITVKAINRGIAVTDITGYSSEGRVVVVPQVSSLSPLEGSLGGSTLLTISGSGLQGLVASPVVLVGGQTCVVQSVSSTTVTCLTPPSTSATVATFTLTVAGVSVVCVCVCVCVFIV